A segment of the Corallincola holothuriorum genome:
CAATCTTTTGGCAGTACCATTGAAAAGCCATTTTTAGCATATGAAGTACCTACTGAGGGCTCTGGTTTGCTGCACCCGCTTAATATTGAGCAGCCCAGAAGGGCTAAGGGAATGAGAAAGTATAAAGGGGAGTGATATGTTCTGTTCATTGTTTGGTCCTCCATGACCTGTGGGACTATAGCTTCCTCTTTTATGCGCTGACAACCTTGGCTTGTGAGAATGCCGCTAATCGATCAAGATCTTGATAGGTCTGAATGACTACTGCTTGCACAGTACCTTCGGCCGACAACCATCGCTTGTTATTCACTGCAATACGTTGCTATTGGGTCAGCCCCATCACCCTTGAAATATCAGGGTTTGTCCCAAAAGGTCTCTGTCACTTGGCCATTCTCATTCACGACAAGGTAAAAATAGCGGCTTAGTACGAGCTCAGATTGATAGCGATTTAAAGCGGTCAGCTGTTCGTCTGTAGGGGCGTTGTAATACATCACGTACACTTTATCTTGTTGTTCTGGCGTCATCTGTTCTTGTTCAATCAAGGTCAATTGAACATTCCGAACACCGCCCTTTAACGCCTCAACGTCTATGGCGGCATGCTGTTGCAAGAAGGTGTGCTTCCAGAACTCCAAGTGATCGGCAATGCTTAGCACTCTTGCTTTTTCGATGGCAAGTGCCTCCCCTTTTAGATACAGAGCCACCTGAGACCAGGCGATGTAAGCAAGCATCACCACCGCCAGAATGATTGAACTTCGGCTTATCTTAATCACTGTCATCTTCCCCTACTCATACGCTAGGTTGACCTATTTGTTATTCCCTGCAGTTGGGCTCAGATTGAAGGAGTCAGGCAGCAGTTGATGCTCGTCGGTACCCATCTGATACGCTTTATCCCAAAGCTCAAATTGACCTTGGGATTAGGCGGGCAGCACTGGACGTTTATTTAGCTGATTCTATACGGTTACAGCAACCGCTTAGTAGTTGTTGCTCTGGGGTGAGCAACATGACTTCATATTCATAGCTGAAATCGGACATGCCATCTGAACACTGATTGGTTTTGCTGAGAGCCACGGATACCGACGCGCTATCGGCACCGGTTGCAGTTAAAAACCAACGGTTGGTGTGATTGCTACTGGTGATAGCTTTGGTTAATTTAAACTGGCCTTGGACGCTATCCATGTCTTCTAAGACAATTGTCCTGTCCTTTAACTCCAGTGACCAGAAAGGTTCGGTGCCAAGGCATTTTAGTGGGCCAAACTCTGCTTCTTGCTGACTGCCATCTTCAGCACATGCCGTTGTTATTAGCAGGCTGAAAAAAGCCGCTATCAGGTAACTTTTTCTTCGCACAATCTCACCTCATTAAGCCAATTTTTGTGCCGCGATGGGGCCAAAAAGTTTTTGTTTGGCAATTAGAATCAGCATCAGGAGCTTACTCACTGCAAGATTCTACTTTGACGATAATGCTACCTTCTACTGTTAGTTGAATTCATTGATTTTTTTATGAGCGGACTCTGTCGTCATGTCTCAGAAGTCGCAGCACGTTCGTTTCTGGTCAGCTTTCTTTGACCGTACTCATGGAATACTTATCCGGTTCTCTCTAGAGCGTTGTCAACTTGTTGATTTTTTGTTACTTTTTTGTTCGCTTTGTCCGAGGGTGAGTTGAGCTAGAGGCCAGTAGTTATGCGTCTTGAGCTTTAACTGTCTTCTTTCTCTTTTATTCTCTAGAGGTCTCAGAAGTTGGTTATTCATACGTTCAAGTTGTCGATTCTATGCCTTGCTATGGCCTGTGCTGGTTGCGGAGGAGGCGGCGGTGATGATCCCGTTATGCAAGCCGATGCAGACCAAGACGGTATTATTGATAATGTCGATTCTTGCCTAAATACCCCGGCCGGTATGACTGTTGATAGTGAAGGATGTGAGATCGTTCCAGACGATACGGTTGGCGATGACGACGATACGGTTGGCGATGACGACGATACGGTTGGCGATGATGACGATACGGTTGGCGATGACGACGATACGGTTGGCGATGACGACGATACGGTTGGCGATGACGACGATACGGTTGGCGATGACGACGATACGGTTGGCGATGACGACGATACAGTTGGCGATGACGAAGATACCGTTGGCGATGGCGATGGCGACGATACGGTTGGTGATGACGACGATACCGTTGGTGATGACGACGATACCGTTGGTGATGACGACAATGAGGTCATTGCCGAGGTGTGTACTGAGATAAAGGCCGTTGATTTTGCACGATATGCCGATATCACTGGTTTTGCTAATGCGACTAAAGACACCAAAGCCGGATTGGAGCTATTACAAATAGCTGAATCGGGAGCGACTGCTGCTGCACAACAGACATACACTGGTATCGATAGTGATGTGATATTTAAGCTGCATACCATACAAGAAGCGGACGGTGAGCCGAGCTATGTGCTCAAAGTTAATGGCACCTCGGTTGGTCAGGCTACTAATACCCGCATACACGGCACTGATACGCCAGAGTACAGCCTCGAAACTCATGTGCTGAATAGTGCATTTTTCTCATTACAAACGAACGACTTTATCCAACTAGAGTTTACTAATCATGCCAATGGCTTGGTGATGAATGGTGATGTCGCCGATAGCGCCCGCGCCCGTTGGTTTAGTTTGGATATTTGTACTGAAGGTACAGATCAAGACAGTGACGGTGTTGCTGATGCGGTGGATCAATGCCCGAATACACCGGAAGGTAGCGTTGTAGATAGTGACGGTTGTGTAGAGCTTCCCGCTGCGGGCGGTGATGAGGTGATCACGGGTGAGTTACGTCAATGGCACAAGGTTACCATCTCCTTTAATGGGCCTGAAGTGGCTGAAACAGACACGATTAACCCGTTCACGGACTATCGTATGGATGTCACTTTCTCTAACGGTGATAGCCGTTATGTGGTGCCGGGATTTTTTGCTGCAGACGGTGATGCGGCTAACAGCGCTGCGGACGAAGGTAACCAATGGCGGGTTCATTTCTCTCCTGACAAGGTGGGAGAATGGAAATATGAAGTATCATTTCGCACTGGTGAGAATGTTGCCCTAAATGCGAATGCATTAGCCGGGCAGTCCGGTGGTGACATTGACGGTGTCTCAGGGGTATTTGTTGTCGCTGATAGCGACAAAACTGGCAGGGATTTCCGCGGTAAAGGGCGCTTACAGTACGTCGGTGAACGTTATCTACGTTTTGCGGAAAGCGGAGAGTACTTTCTGAAACAGGGTTCTGATTCCCCTGAAAATTTGCTGGCTTATGCTGACTTCGACGGTGACTTTAAGTCGGACAATCATAAAGACGATAAGATAAAAACCTGGCAACCCCATGTTGCAGACTGGAATAACGGTGATCCGACTTGGCAGGATGATAAAGGAAAGGGCTTAATCGGCGCGGTTAATTATCTCGTCAGCGAAGGTCAGAATGTTATCTCTTTTCTGACCATGAATATTGAGGGTGACGACCAAAACGTCTTCCCCTACACAGATTATGATGAGCGTTATCGTTTTGATGTTTCTCGTTTAGCTCAGTGGGACGTTGTTTTTTCCCATATGCAGAACAACGGCATCTTCCTGCATTTCAAAACTCAAGAAACTGAAAATGATCATCTGCTTGATAACGGCGAATTAGGTGCCCAGCGCAAGCTTTACTACCGTGAATTGATCGCCCGTTTTGGCTACCACCTGGCATTGAATTGGAATTTAGGTGAGGAGAACACGCAATCGACTCAGCAAGTACAGGATATGGCGAGCTACTTTGCCGCGAATGATCCTTATCAGCATCCTGTTGTTCTGCACACATACCCAGGCCAAAAAGATCAGGTTTATGGGCCGCTATTAGGTGATCAATCTGATTTGCATGGTGCTTCAATGCAAATGGGCCAAGCAGACTTCAGCGATGTTCATAGTCAGGTACTGGAGTGGATTCGGCGCTCAGAAGAGACCGGGAAAGCCTGGATAATTTCGGTCGATGAACCCGGTGATGCGAAGTTTGCGTTACGGCCAGATGATAACGCTGGTGATAGTCAGGTCGATGGGCGTAAAAATGGTGTTTGGGGTACGTTGATGGCGGGGGGAGCCGGCAACGAATGGTACTTTGGCTACGATTATGCTCACTCAGATTTAACGTTGGAAGATTTTCGTAGTCGAGACGCTTGGTGGGATGTCACCCGGTATAGCCTTGAGTTCTTTAAAAACAATAACGTTCCTTTCTGGGATATGGTTAACGACAACAGTATCAGTAGTGCTGAAAATGACTATGGCTTCTATAAAGCGAACGACACTTATGTGGTTTATTTGAAGCAGGGTGGCAGTACGGAATTAGATCTGAATGGTGCATCTGGTACATATGAAGTTGTCTGGTTCGACCCTCGTAACGGGGGGGAACTGCAACAGGGATCTGTGACGGGTGTTGTTGGCGGTGGCTTTGTTGATTTGGGTGAGCCGCCTCAGGAGCCTTCTTCTGATTGGGTTGTTTTGGTGCGACGAGATGATGATTTGGTCATCCCTCCGGTTGTGCCACCTGTTGACCCTGACGAAGACCTTTACGTTGATGTGGATGGCCTGGTGATTATTGAGGCCGAACATACCACCGATGCGTTGGGTGAATGGATTGTGAAGCAAGCGGTAGCCGGGTATACCGGTTCCGGTCATGTTGAATTCACTGGTCCAAATTCATATTCCGCCCCGCAGTCAGCAATATCCTATCGCTTTAAAGTCTCGCAGCCAGGTGATTATCAACTGTATATCCGCGCGCATAAGCGATTAGACGGCGAAGCTGCTGACAAAAACAATGATGCATTTTTCCGTTTGGAAGGGGATTTTGAAGCCAGTACGAGTCATGAAAAAAATGCCGCATTAGCACTACTGAAGAACGACACTAAAATTTTTGGTGGCAGCGCCACTGGATGGGGCTGGGCTACGCAGCTCAACCCTAAACATGGGGAGTTTTATAACCCGGTGTACAAACTGAAAGCGGATACGGAGTATCGGTTTGTGATGAGCGGCCGCTCGACGAAGTTCAACGTAGACCGTTTTATCTTCAGGCATAGCAGTGTCGGTGTTGCGACCGCGAAAGATCCATCGCTTCCTGAGACACTTCAATAAGCTGGCTGAGTGACTCAGAGCACCGTGCTCTGAGTCACTGCTTGTTGAGCCAGTCCTATATGATCACCAGACAATGTCCGACACCCACAAGTCTTGCGGCGCTTGAAGCCCGAAGTGATTGTAGTTGCGCAGAGATTGGTTTTAACTGGGATGCTGATATAGTTGACGTTACCAGCACGCTGTTTTCTTCGGTACTTATGTCATGAAAACCACCCCTGAAAAACTACTAAAAAAGCGGCCTGAGCTTATTCATACCGATGATTGCCAGGTGAACTCCCATGTACAGCGGGAGGAGGGGGATTGGATCCGCCACACATTGATGATCGAAGGTTACGAGGTGCCATTTGTATTTAAGCGGCAGAAGCAATATCAGTCTCTAAAGGGCGCGCGGGTTAATCTTAGTTACTACCCCGAGACCAAGTCAGTGGCAGGATTTGAGATGGAGTTTATGAAGGTAGTGCGTGTGCGTCGCGCTTGATTTAACTTGTTGATCTGACTTGCCATAACGCGATTTTTAGAAAATTCATAAATGGCGGTAGCCCATGTGTTTGACCGATTTTAGGCATGACCTCTGAATTTATGAAAAGCCCGCCTCTTGTCTGAACCAAAGTTTATTGTGCGATATGGAATGAGCGCTGTATGTTTGATCCTGTGAGGGAGTAACAGCTTGTCTACGTGGTTTACTGTATTCATGGTACTCTGAACTCTCCATTCTTCACCTGCTCCCTTAATAATTGCTTAAAGCAAGTTGCCTGATGCGTTGCCCTTCGGCTGCCGTCATGATGCTGCAACCTGCGACTGGCGCTCCTTAACCAGGCATTGTTAGGTTTTTATCCCGTCATTTTTACAGCGTTGTGTTTTTTGATGTTGTAACGGTTGCGACAGCACAGCGTGTACGTACGTAGGCCTATTGGCGACACTGACAATGTGTCCATGCAGTCACTCATTGAATTATTTTAATTACAAGGTAACGACGACATGAACACGTCATTAGTGGGAGTCATTGGGACTTCGAAAAAGCAAGATGAACGCCGGTTTCCTATCCACCCTGAGCACCTTACTCGGATCCCTGAAGCACTTCGGCGCCAACTGATATTTGAAGAGGGCTATGGTGCGCCATTTGGCATCGCAGACTCGGAGATCGCAGCGCTGACCGCAGGCATAGCCACACGCCATGAAATTTTGGCAGAAATTGGCTCGGTTATTATTAACAAGCCAGTGTTGGCAGATCTGCAAGAGTTACGTGAGGGCGGCACGCTTTGGGGCTATGTGCATTGTGTGCAGCAGCAGGAGATCACCCAGGCGGCGATTGACCGTAAGCAGACTTTGATTGCCTTTGAAGATATGTATGTTTGGTCTCCTGACGGGCAGGCTGGTCGCCATACTTTCTATAAAAATAATGAGATGGCCGGTTATTGCGGGGTTATCCATGCATTGCAACTGAAAGGGATTGATGGTCACTATGGTAATCAACGTAAGATCATTATTTTCGGCTTTGGTGCTGTGAGTCGTGGCGCGATCTACGCATTGAAAGCGCATGGCTTCAGAGATATCACTATCTGTATTCAGCGTCCGGATCATGAGGTTCGTGAAGAGGTGCTGGATTGTAACTATGCCAGAATTCGAAGTGGCAATGCAGGCGAAGCACGGATGATGCTGGTAGAGCATGATGGATCTATGCGGCCATTGACTGAGTTGATCAGTGAAGCTGACATTATTGTAAATGGTACTTTTCAGAATACCGAACATCCCATTGATTTTGTGACGCAAGCTGAGGGGGCCAAGCTTAAGCCGAAAAGTCTGATTATTGATGTCAGCTGTGATGAAGGGATGGGGTTCTTTTTTGCTAAACCGACCACATTCGAGACGCCGATAATCCAGTATGGCAGTGTCGACTATTACGCAGTGGATCATACGCCGAGCTATCTATGGGAAAGCGCCACACGCTCTATCTCTGCTGCACTTATTGTCTATTTGCCCACGGTATTGGCTGGCCGTGATGCTTGGCAGCAAGATGAAACCATTAGACGGGCGATCAATATTGATGATGGAGTGATTAAGAACGACGCCATTTTGTCATTTCAAAAGCGTGCGGTGCAGTTTCCTCATCGATATCGTGATCCTGTTACTGAGGAGGCAGAAAGTCAGCTTGCTTAATAGGTCTGTTGGCCCATAAAAATCGTCTTAGTTGCAATGCAGGAATTGACTCATCTTGCAGCTAGAGGGTAAAGCTACCTTTCTCCAGTCGGTCTGTTTGGTATAGCTATCAAACAGATCTTTGGCTTTGCTAATCACAGAGCTAATCTGCTTTTCGAGCAATGGCTTGCACGCTCAGTGACCATCCCCGATGCCTACCAATATTCTACTTATTAATCTCTTCTAATTAATATTCAGGTTTCCTCTAATGGCTATATACATATCTTAGATGACGCATTTAGGTTGTTTGTGTTGGCTTTTGGTATCGCTAACCATATTAGGGTTTAATGTGTTAGCTATCTCTTGTTTGTATTATTTTTATCCACGTTAAGTTTAAGTTGATATTAAGCGGTGTTGATCTAGCTCATTGATTTGATGTGCCTTTGTTTTTGTTTTGTGATCGGTTGAAGATAGTTATTTATTCGTTTGAATAAATAATTTTGTCACATGTAAGGTGTTACGCTGTATCAAGTGGTCGGGATTTATATCGTCACATGATACTTTGTATCAATTATATTATTAGTTTAGATTGTATAAGGAAGTAATTAATGAAAGCTGTTTTATCATTGCTATTGGGCGCTGCTGTTTTATTTGGTCATGGGGTTAATGCACAAGAAGTAAAGCTGCTACAAGCCACATCTACTATTGATTTCTCATTTGCCAATTTCTTTAAAGGT
Coding sequences within it:
- a CDS encoding DUF5060 domain-containing protein, which produces MVIHTFKLSILCLAMACAGCGGGGGDDPVMQADADQDGIIDNVDSCLNTPAGMTVDSEGCEIVPDDTVGDDDDTVGDDDDTVGDDDDTVGDDDDTVGDDDDTVGDDDDTVGDDDDTVGDDDDTVGDDEDTVGDGDGDDTVGDDDDTVGDDDDTVGDDDNEVIAEVCTEIKAVDFARYADITGFANATKDTKAGLELLQIAESGATAAAQQTYTGIDSDVIFKLHTIQEADGEPSYVLKVNGTSVGQATNTRIHGTDTPEYSLETHVLNSAFFSLQTNDFIQLEFTNHANGLVMNGDVADSARARWFSLDICTEGTDQDSDGVADAVDQCPNTPEGSVVDSDGCVELPAAGGDEVITGELRQWHKVTISFNGPEVAETDTINPFTDYRMDVTFSNGDSRYVVPGFFAADGDAANSAADEGNQWRVHFSPDKVGEWKYEVSFRTGENVALNANALAGQSGGDIDGVSGVFVVADSDKTGRDFRGKGRLQYVGERYLRFAESGEYFLKQGSDSPENLLAYADFDGDFKSDNHKDDKIKTWQPHVADWNNGDPTWQDDKGKGLIGAVNYLVSEGQNVISFLTMNIEGDDQNVFPYTDYDERYRFDVSRLAQWDVVFSHMQNNGIFLHFKTQETENDHLLDNGELGAQRKLYYRELIARFGYHLALNWNLGEENTQSTQQVQDMASYFAANDPYQHPVVLHTYPGQKDQVYGPLLGDQSDLHGASMQMGQADFSDVHSQVLEWIRRSEETGKAWIISVDEPGDAKFALRPDDNAGDSQVDGRKNGVWGTLMAGGAGNEWYFGYDYAHSDLTLEDFRSRDAWWDVTRYSLEFFKNNNVPFWDMVNDNSISSAENDYGFYKANDTYVVYLKQGGSTELDLNGASGTYEVVWFDPRNGGELQQGSVTGVVGGGFVDLGEPPQEPSSDWVVLVRRDDDLVIPPVVPPVDPDEDLYVDVDGLVIIEAEHTTDALGEWIVKQAVAGYTGSGHVEFTGPNSYSAPQSAISYRFKVSQPGDYQLYIRAHKRLDGEAADKNNDAFFRLEGDFEASTSHEKNAALALLKNDTKIFGGSATGWGWATQLNPKHGEFYNPVYKLKADTEYRFVMSGRSTKFNVDRFIFRHSSVGVATAKDPSLPETLQ
- a CDS encoding N(5)-(carboxyethyl)ornithine synthase, with amino-acid sequence MNTSLVGVIGTSKKQDERRFPIHPEHLTRIPEALRRQLIFEEGYGAPFGIADSEIAALTAGIATRHEILAEIGSVIINKPVLADLQELREGGTLWGYVHCVQQQEITQAAIDRKQTLIAFEDMYVWSPDGQAGRHTFYKNNEMAGYCGVIHALQLKGIDGHYGNQRKIIIFGFGAVSRGAIYALKAHGFRDITICIQRPDHEVREEVLDCNYARIRSGNAGEARMMLVEHDGSMRPLTELISEADIIVNGTFQNTEHPIDFVTQAEGAKLKPKSLIIDVSCDEGMGFFFAKPTTFETPIIQYGSVDYYAVDHTPSYLWESATRSISAALIVYLPTVLAGRDAWQQDETIRRAINIDDGVIKNDAILSFQKRAVQFPHRYRDPVTEEAESQLA